The Malus sylvestris chromosome 14, drMalSylv7.2, whole genome shotgun sequence genome segment AGTAATCGGAATGCCGAAAAAGCTCGAGAAGCTCGAAGTCAAGCTCCCAGACGGCATCCCGTCTCTTGAAGGTTGTTTCACTATTGAGTTCATGAATTTCCTTGGTGAACAACATGAACACCAAAAGTTGATGAACGCAGGGAACCTTCACAACACCAGTAGAACCATTGAAGGACCATACATAGATTTACTAAACAGGATTGGTCAGCAGAAGCATTGGGCCATAGGGCCATTCAACCCTACTACGGTTGCAAACcctaataataattcaaatggtAGTAGGCACAAGTGTTTGGAATGGTTGGACAAACAAGAACAAAGTTCAGTGATGTATGTGTCTTTTGGGACAACCACAGCCATGAAAGATGAGCAAATTCAAGAGCTGGCAATTGGGTTGGAGGAAAGCAAGCAAAAGttcatttgggttttgaggGATGCTGATAAAGGTGACCTTTTCAGTGATGGGGAGGTGAGAAGGGCTGAGCTGCCACGAGGGTATGAAGAGAAAGTGAAAGGTAGGGGATTAGTGGTTCGAGACTGGGCCCCACAGCTGGATATCCTATCCCACAAATCAACAGGAGGGTTTCTGAGTCACTGTGGGTGGAACTCATGCATAGAGAGCATCACCATGGGGGTCCCTATAGCAGCTTGGCCAATGCACTCTGACCAACCAAGGAATACTGTTTTGATCACAAAGTTGCTTGGAGTTGGTTTTGTTATGAGGCATTGGGATAAGAGGGATGAGCTTGTCACGTCACAGAGCATTAAAAATGGTGTGCAGAAATTTATGTGGTCAGAAGAAGGGGATGAGATAAGGAAGAGGGCGGCGGAGTTGGGGGCTGACGTCCGCCAGTCGAGGGTTGAAGGTGGAGCTTCTCAC includes the following:
- the LOC126600697 gene encoding zeatin O-glucosyltransferase-like; translation: MADGDQHHQNQSQVVVVMVPLPAQGHLNQLLHLSRLISAYNIPVHYVGAATHNRQVKLRAHCWDQAKLQFHDFPTPPFLSPPPNPKATNKFPSHLQPSFKATAHLRQPVAKLLRELSPKARRVIVIHDSMMASVIQDVASIPNGESYTFHSVSAFTIFLYLWEVIGMPKKLEKLEVKLPDGIPSLEGCFTIEFMNFLGEQHEHQKLMNAGNLHNTSRTIEGPYIDLLNRIGQQKHWAIGPFNPTTVANPNNNSNGSRHKCLEWLDKQEQSSVMYVSFGTTTAMKDEQIQELAIGLEESKQKFIWVLRDADKGDLFSDGEVRRAELPRGYEEKVKGRGLVVRDWAPQLDILSHKSTGGFLSHCGWNSCIESITMGVPIAAWPMHSDQPRNTVLITKLLGVGFVMRHWDKRDELVTSQSIKNGVQKFMWSEEGDEIRKRAAELGADVRQSRVEGGASHMEFSSFIAHITR